Within the bacterium genome, the region AGCAGGCCGGCCAGCTTGCCGTGCATCAGGATGCGGGCGCTCCTCATGGCTGCACTCCCTCCCGCGACAAGGGCACCGGGCCGAGCTGGTGGCCGAACAGGCACAGCACCTGGTTGACCTTGTCCATTTGCAGGCTGGGCTTGTCACGCTCCAGCTCCCGCAGAAAGCGCAAGCCCACGCCGGCTTTGTCTGCCAGCTCGGGCTGGGTCAAGCCCGCCTGCTTGCGCTGGTTCCGAATGAACATCCCCGTGCTGCTCATCGTGTCTCCTTGTGGCCAACCCGAACGGGTACAAGAGTAGCATTCCAAATGTCAAACTGCACCGTACGGGTATAATCAGACGGGTGCAACCACGGGGCGTACCCGGAAGGGACAAGTCCTGCTGTTGCCACAGCGACTCGTACCCGGAGCGCCGTGCGACTTTCTACCAGCAGTGTGGGCTACCAGCAGCCCCCATGTCCCATCCCTTCCCCACATGGACGCCATGCTGCAGGTGATCCAAAGCGCACTCCTCGAAGGGCTGATCGACCGGCTGGCGGAGAGCATCCGCGCGCAGCGGCTTGATCGGGCCGCCGTCGAGAAGGTCGGGTCGAACAGCGGTTGCAGGACCTGAAGAAGGGCCTGCTGGATGAAGCGGTCCCGCACGGTCGGGATGCCCAACCGGCGCATCCCGCCCTCGCCTTTCGGGATGAGCGCCTCCTTCACCGGCGACGGCTGGC harbors:
- a CDS encoding helix-turn-helix transcriptional regulator — encoded protein: MSSTGMFIRNQRKQAGLTQPELADKAGVGLRFLRELERDKPSLQMDKVNQVLCLFGHQLGPVPLSREGVQP